The following proteins are encoded in a genomic region of Poecilia reticulata strain Guanapo linkage group LG11, Guppy_female_1.0+MT, whole genome shotgun sequence:
- the rims3 gene encoding regulating synaptic membrane exocytosis protein 3 isoform X2: MKKLRSTIRRSTETGIAVEMRNRVTRQGSKDSTDGSTNSNSSEGTFVFPTTRLGPESQFSDFLDGLGPAQIVGRQTLATPPMGDVHVGMVDRGGQLEVEVNQARGLTPKPGSKNIPATYVKVYVLENGMCLAKKKTKVVKKTLDPTYQQALLFDESPQGKVLQVIVWGDYGRMDHKCFMGMAQILLEDLDLSATVSGWYKLFPTSSLADPSIGPLTRRLSQSSLESATSPTCT, encoded by the exons ATGAAGAAGCTCCGCAGTACAATCCGAAGGAGCACAGAGACTGGCATCGCCGTGGAGATGAGGAACCGGGTGACACGGCAGGGTAGCAAAGACTCCACCGATGGCAGCACCAACTCCAACAGCTCCGAAGGAAC gtttgtctTCCCTACCACTCGCCTGGGGCCTGAGAGTCAGTTCAGCGACTTTCTGGATGGTCTTGGCCCCGCCCAGATTGTAGGCCGGCAAACACTAGCCACACCCCCCATGG GGGATGTCCATGTAGGCATGGTAGACAGAGGAGGGCAGCTGGAGGTGGAAGTGAACCAGGCCAGAGGGTTGACCCCAAAACCAGGCTCCAAGAACATACCAG CAACCTACGTGAAGGTGTATGTCCTGGAGAACGGCATGTGCTTGGccaagaagaaaaccaaagtaGTAAAGAAGACTCTGGATCCCACCTACCAGCAGGCTTTGTTGTTTGATGAAAGTCCTCAGGGCAAAGTCCTACAG GTAATAGTGTGGGGGGATTACGGACGTATGGACCACAAGTGCTTCATGGGAATGGCTCAGATCCTTCTGGAGGACCTGGACCTGTCTGCCACCGTCAGCGGCTGGTACAAGCTGTTCCCTACCTCCTCTCTGGCAGACCCCAGCATCGGACCCCTCACCAGACGCCTCTCCCAGTCTTCCCTGGAGAGCGCCACCAGCCCCACGTGCACCTAG